The DNA segment TTAGGTTCAACTGCCTCGATGCGGCTTAGAAACGGAGTACATCATGCCCCTTTTTACAGAACTTGACGCACGTGACTGCCGATTTCCCAATCGGCCTGTCGTGTTTCAGCAAGCCGATTTGGAAATCGGCGTTACATTCCGAGACCTTCACGACTCCGAGAACACGGTACTTTTAAGAATCATGGAACTTCAATTGATTGTACAAACCGCCCAAGACTTTCTTGTTGTTTTTTATAGAAGCCCGATTTTAAGGCAATAACCCGTTGGCCACTTCCGATCTTCCCGTGCAAGGGGACGGGGCGCGTTCTAAAGGTTCTTTTGTTTTCTGCCGAAAATAGATGCGGAAAAGGAGAGCCCGACGCTCGAATCACGAAAGGAGGCCGCATATATGGCTGGAACAATTTCAGTGGGCGGCGTCGGGGCCGGTCTAAGCCAGGCACAATTCCAGACGCATTCCGCGAAGCGACCGCTGAAGGAGCAGCCGGACGCCTCGATGGCGCTTGGAGCGGTGGCCTTGGAGCTGGTGCGATCCGCCATGGCCAATGTCAACATGGCCACGCAACAGCACGACCTCGACGTGAAAGCCTAGACCCCATGACGCTCCTTTAGGGAGGGACATCGAACACGGATGCGACATGTCCCTCCCTCCCAATTTTTCTTCCTCCAAGCGATTTTTCTTGCCTTCACTCGTATCCGCCACATCCTTGAACACGACCTTGCCGGCGGCAAACGCATCCACGCAATCACACGAATCGGCCGGATCCTTTGGCATCTTGGCGGGATCTTTCCGGTAACGCGAGCTCCGCGTTCGTTGCGCCAAGAAAAGGATATTCGTCCGCCATGACGACTTTTGACGCCGGTGGGCGGTCTTTGCAATAGTAGTTCTAGAAAAATCCATCCGTTTGAAAGGGCTTTTGATGAACTTTACACGCCGTGAATTTTTGGGTCTTGCAGGTCTGTTGGGCTTGAGCGCAAGCGCAAGCGCGCGCATCCTGCCGATTGGCGGACAAAGCGGTCCCTTTCAGGTCGCCATGGTGGGCGACCTGCATATTTCGGACGCGCGCAGCATGGCGCTGGTCTGCAAGGCCGCTGGACAGATCGCCGCCACAAGGGATGTTCGCTTTGTCGTCGTGGCGGGCGACCTGGCCACGGACGCGAAACTCTCCGAACTGAACATGGCCAAGGAGGCGTTGAGGAATCTTCAAGTGCCCTGCATGGCCGTGCCGGGCAATCACGATGTCGAACCGCGCGCGGCGCGTCCCTTCGGCAATTTCGAAAATGTGTTCGGGCCTTTGCATTGGGTGCGCGATCAGAACGGCTGGACGTTCATCGGCCTGAATTCGTGCGAAGGCGCGTCGAGCAACGTGACCATTCCGTCGAGTGAACTGAACTGGCTCCGCAAGCGCGTGAAAGCAATCAAAAGCAACCGGCCCATCGCCTTGATTCTCCACCATCCCTTGAACCCGAACACCAAAGCCTACCGCGTCAAGAACGCGGACGCCGTTCTGGACATTTTTTCCGGTAAAAATCTGAAACTGGCCGCGGCGGGCCATTATCACGGGAATCAGGTCGAGGAACACAACGGCGTTTTATTCACGACAACCGCGTGCTGTTCGTCCACGCGCGGCAATTTCGACAACACAACCGCCAAGGGCTACCGCCTGTTCACATTCGATGGCGATTCGGTATCGGGCGAATTCGTCGAGGTGGCGCCGTAGCCATGGCCGCCGCGGATCTCCGGCTCGAAGCGGTCAAGCAGGAGGCGCGCGCCTGCCGTCTGTGCGCGGGAATCCTTCCACGGGAGCCGCGGCCCATTTTCCGCGCATGTGTCAGCAGCCGCCTGCTCATCGTCGGCCAGGCGCCGGGACTTCGCGTGCATGAAACGGGTATTCCCTGGAACGATCCGAGCGGTGACCGCCTGCGCGCATGGATGGACGTGGACCGCGATGTCTTTTACGACGAGTCGCGTATCGCGATCATTCCCGTGGGGCTGTGCTATCCCGGACGCAATCCGCGCGGCGGCGATTTGCCGCCGCGGCCGGAATGCGCGCCCCTGTGGCATCCGAGGCTGATCGAACACTTGCCCCGGATCCAACTGACGCTGCTGGTGGGCGGTTACGCCCATGCGTATTATCTTGGATTGCGCCGATCCCGATCGGTCACCGAAACCGTGCGGGCATGGCGAAACTATCTTCCCCGTTTTTTCCCACTGCCCCATCCGTCTTTTCGCAACAACCAATGGTTGAAGGCCAATCCATGGTTCGAGGCGGAAACGATTCCCTCTCTTCGACAATCCCTCCACTCGCTGCTTGCCCGGCCGTGACCCGGACGCTTTTTTTACCTGTCCGCGATCGGTGTCGTTGTCATTCCGACAAAATGGCGTGGGCATGGCGGGCAAAATGGCCACGCAGGTCTGCGGCGTATTGTTCGAGAATGCGTTTGCCCATGCCGTCGTGGTCGCCGCAGCGGTAGAGCGCGCGCGCGAGGATGAGTTCGCGGAGCGATCGGTCGCGGTCGAGATTCGGATTGGCGAGTTCGGCGGTCTCACCGGCGGCTTCAATGTCCAGACAGGCGAAACCGCTCATGCCGGGCTTGGCGAGCAATTCGGCGAGCACCGGCGCGGCCTTGGGATCTTTGAGTGTTTCGAGCGCCAAGGCGATGGCGCGGAAATGGGAAAACTCGCTGTTGGCGTTCAATGCGACGGCCTTTTCGAGCAGGGGCGCCAGTCCTTCCGTCTTGCGTGTGCGACCGAGCGCGATGATGAGGCTGTCAACGCGGCTCACGCTCCCGCCGAATTGTCCCATGCCGGTAAACGACCAGCCTTTGTCCCACGCGGCGGCGGCCACGGCCTGGACAAGCGACGGCGCGCCGGTGGCGTCGCCGAACATGCCGAGAACATGCGCATAAACAAGTTTGTCCTTGTCCGAAGCGGCGGATTTGTACGCTTCGCGCAGGAGCGGCAAGGCTTCATGGGGAAAGGCCAGGACGACCGCGACGCCGTCGTACTCGTTGCGCAGGCTGGCGACGGCGGCGGCGATTCGTTCATGCGGAAACGGATACGAATCCTTGTCCGTCAGCGTGCTTGCGGGCAGGTTGCCCTTTTCGACGAGGAGTTTCTGAAGGGCCTTGATGTCAATGGCGCGTGTGCCGGTTCCGGCCTTGGCGGCCATGGCCGCCGCGAGACCCGCCGCGTAACCCTGGTTTTGAATATCGGGCTGCATGCGCAGGATGGGCATGGCGTCGCGGTGGGCGCTGATGCCCAGACCGATGACGAGGATCCCGTCGAGTCCTTTCGGCAGCAGGCTGCGATACGGTGTATAGGCCGAGACGCGCTCCTTGTCCGGCGGCCACAGCGCGAAGAAGGGATGAACCGTGTAGCCGTGCGTGTCGAAATTGCTCTCCGAATAGCCGATCGAATCCGGGTAGGTGCGCTTGTTCCAGATATCGAGCGGGGAGATGGTGAACTCGCCGACGATGCGGCGGCGTTCGCGCGAGTCAATGATTTGGGCGAGGTCGAATGCGGTTTTGTATTTCCGGCGCGCGGCGACGAGGGTCCGCCACGCATCCACGACGTCCGAATCGTCCGTCATCGTGTAGTCCGTGTTTGTGTAGTGCGCGCCGGGTTCGCGCGGCGGCATGCCGGTGCCTTGCACGGCGATGTCGTCAGCATTGATAACGACGCACGGCGCGCCCGCCGCCGCGGCCACGTCGGCGTTGCCGGTGGCGTCAATCACGGCTTTTGCAAGGACGACGCCTCGTCCGTCGGGCGTGGCGACGACGACGCCGGTCACGCGGTTTCCCTCGCGCAGCACCCCGCAACACAGCGATCCGAACCAGATATCCGCGCCGGCCTTGCGGAGTTCGCGGCGGTACCATTCCATCTTCCATTCGACGTTCCAGTCGGACGTGATTGCGCGTTCGAGACCATCCATCGCGGCGACGCCGCGGTCCACTTCGTTCGTGAATCCGCCGCGATAGCCGAAATAGTAGTTGCCGATGAGTCCAAGCGTGCCAACGCCGCCGAGGCCGTGAAGGTATTCGACGACAAGCGTCTTCGCGCCTTGACGGGCGGCGGCAATGCCCGCGGGCGCGCCGCCGGTGCCGCCGCCGACCACGACGACATCATACGATCCCAGCAGGGGCAACGGACGCGGGCCGCACTTGATCGTGTCGAGGCCGGTGTCGAACGATCGAATGCCCGTCAACACTTCCTGGATACTGCCCGCGATGGATCGCTTTCCCTTTGTTGCGGGCACGCGGGCGTGGCGGACAACGGGAGATACTTTCGCCTCCTCGGCGGCGGCGTGGCCGATACGCGATCCGAGGGCAAGGAACGCCAGCGGGCGCAGTAACGCCTTGGCGGCCTCACGCGACACATCAGCGCATCCACCGAGCACGTAGAGGCGATCCGTGTCATTGGGGCGGAACGCATCGAGATCGGCCTTGTCCACTCCGGGCCATGCGCCGTCAAGGCGTTTCCGGCCGTGCATCGGATCCGGCGGTATCTGAAACAAGGATTCCGACGCGCCGACCTGCGCGGGATCCCATGTCATGTCGCGTGCCTGTTGTTCGGCTTCGGCGAACGACGCGAACGAGCCGTCGCGCATCGCAAACGCCAGTGTGTATTCGACGGCCGGAAATTCCGACGGTTGATCCTTCGCGGGGGTGGTAGTGCGCAGGAGCGTGGGCAGTGTTCGGGCCGCAAGGCCGTCGCGCGGGGGCGCGCCAATCGTCATGCGCGTGAAGGCATGGGGACCCTCCGGATACGGCTCGAACGCGCATCCGGCAAGACGGGCCACGGTCGCGCGCGGCGTGGCGTCAACGATGACTTTTGCGCGTATGGCTTGCCGGCCCGAGCGGTTCGCCATGACAATGCCGGCCAAGCGTCCGTCGTCGTCGCGCAGGACATCCGTCACATAGCAACCGTGAAGATACGGAACCTTGGCGCGAATCAACGCCTCGTCGAGGGTACGCTTGATTTGCATGGGCGTCGGTGGAATACGGACGCCGTCCGGCGGTGTGGACACCGCGCCGGGCGGTTCGATCGCGATTTCACCCAGCAGGACACGCCCGGCGGAAGGATGCGCGCGGACATCGAAACGCACGTAGCGCGCCAGAACGCTTATCGAAGCATTCAACGGTATGGCCGTATCAACGAATTCGCCCTGGTTGCTCCGATCGTTCACGATGGTCGCGGCCTCGCGCCATTGTTGCTTGTCCGTGCTGACCGACACGGAGACCGATTCGACGGCGAAATCACGAGGACGCTGGAACGCCACCACGCAGACACGCCCGATGGACTGCTCGCTGCCCACATCCGCCGTAATTGTCACATTACCGGCATACTCGACGCTTTCCTGCACGGCGTTCCGCCACGTGCCGTCGGCCAGGCGCGACGGCGGGTTGGTGTCCTTGTGAACTCCGCTGGATGGGATGCTCGTCTCGTAGGTGAATTTCAGCCCCTTCCCGATCAGCGGCATCGAAGCGGGTGGTTCGGCGAAGAGAGCCTGCGCGAGTTCGTCCGCCGGTTCCTCGCCCGGCTCGAGCCAAAGCCGCCACGTCGCGCACAGGTCTTCGCCGAGATACGGGCGCGACGATACGAGAAAAACGCTGGCGCCGTCCCCGGCCGCCGCGACAGCCGCCGCCACGCCGCCGGACGTTCCGCCCACGACCACCACGTCCACATCATGCGCCACCGGAATGTTTCGCGCCGTTTCCATAACGTGTTGTCCCCATACGCCGCTTGCCCATGCGAAGGCAAGGCTTGCCAATGCCCAATGAATCGTTCGCGAGATGATCATGACCGCGTGCTCCTGTTTTCTTCAGGGCAGGATATCACATTGGCGGAGTCCGTCCGGTAACGGCGAACGGCAATGTCCGAAATAATCCTCTGTTAAACCCGTAAAGATATTTAAAAGACACTGCGTCTGGCCCAGTAACGCCGAACCCAGAAGGGCCGGCGGTCGGTAATGGTTTCTTCGGCTATGGCTTCGGTCCATTCCGCAAGCAGGCGATCCCCCTCGGCCCATGCAAACGGCGGATCGGGCGGGGTGGCCGTCCATGCGGATTCGACGGCGTCGCGTTCCGGTGCGAACATGAGGCGGTATCGCGCCGGATCGCGCATGACGGCGCGGTGAAAACGTTCGTGCCGCCACCAGAGGGAATCGTCCGGCGATGAACCGGGAAGCGGGCCGATGTCCAACGGCTGCCCGACGCAAAGGGGCTTGAACAAGCCCGTGCAGGGCGCGGCCGTGCCCGTAACCCAGTGGCGCGCGCCGGAGGGGCGCAGTTCGGCCACCCAGGAGGAGGTGGTTTGCGACGCTGCGAGAATGCCGCCGGCGTGCATACACGGGGCCGCCATGCCGCCGTTGATCGGCGAATAGCGCGGTTCTGCATGGTCCTGCCCGTGATCGCGCAACAGCGCAAAACAATCGGTAAGACGGGCACACGCCTTCGCCAGCCGTTCCGTGCGCGCGCGCCGCGTACGGCACCGGCTCGTGCGTGTGTAGAGGTAATCGGTGTGTTCCTCCGCGAAACCGGGGATCGTCAAACCATTTGAGATGGCGCGAACATGTTCGACCGGTTCGATGGCCCATTTGCGCCCGGCCGTTTCCAGAACGAACGCGCCACGCGGATCCGCAACCATAAAACTGTTGTGATAGGTAAACGCGCGGTTCTCGTAACCGCAGCCGCCGCCTTGGCCGAATGCCTCGATCAGCGCCACGATCGTGTCGCACGCCTCGCGGGCGGTTGAAGAACGTTCCAGTGCGAGCCGCACAAGGTCCATGCCCGTCAGGCCGGTCCGGGCGTAGGGTTGACGCGTGAAAACCGCCTCGTTGCCGACAACGACCCCGTGTTCATTCGCGCCCATCTCGGCGCCCCACATCCAGAACGGGCGGCTGATTGCAACGGCGTGCGTTTCGGCAACCTGTGGGATTTCAATCCAAGTACAGACCAGACGGGCGCCATGGGAATGCGCGCGGCGCGGATGCCATTCGATGCATTGCGCCTCGTTCGGATCGCGATCCGAATTTTTCGCGAACCAAACGGCTTCGTCACGGATGATTACGATGGTGTCACACATGGGCACGGCATTTGGTGGCGTTTCAGGCTGTTATGGGGTGTTTGCCTCGTTGCTGTTTTCGGGGTCGGATTGGCAATGCCCGATTGCCTTCAAAAGGGCCAGTAGTTTTTCGCGCATCAACAAAGCGCGGGTTTCGCAGTCCTTGTAGATGCCAAGGGTCGTTTCGGCCAAGTTCAGCGGATCGCTTCCTTCGAGGTTGTCCCGTTCGTATCGCGCAATCAGCGCAAGGGGTTTGCAGCAGGGATGCACCTCGCTGAACACGCGTATTTCCTCATCCAGGCGCGCCAGTTCGGCGGCGATCTGCCGGGCATGTTTCACGCCGCGCGTTTGCTTCAGGCAAACAAGCAATTCTTCCGTCCATTCGATGCCGCGCCGTGCGAGAGTGGCGAGTTTCTCGAAGCGCGAGGCCAGTTCCGGTCCGCGCACATTGACGAGATCGGGATCCGGCGGATTGTAATAGAGAAGATGGCGGGTGGCGGGGGATGGGAGATCGGAGGGCGAGGTCTGGGCAAGGCCGCTCAGGTGTTGCAGCCACATCGCGCGATAAGCGATGCGAAGGAGATCGCGATCCGTAATCGGACGGCGTAGGACA comes from the Candidatus Hydrogenedentota bacterium genome and includes:
- a CDS encoding metallophosphoesterase; the encoded protein is MNFTRREFLGLAGLLGLSASASARILPIGGQSGPFQVAMVGDLHISDARSMALVCKAAGQIAATRDVRFVVVAGDLATDAKLSELNMAKEALRNLQVPCMAVPGNHDVEPRAARPFGNFENVFGPLHWVRDQNGWTFIGLNSCEGASSNVTIPSSELNWLRKRVKAIKSNRPIALILHHPLNPNTKAYRVKNADAVLDIFSGKNLKLAAAGHYHGNQVEEHNGVLFTTTACCSSTRGNFDNTTAKGYRLFTFDGDSVSGEFVEVAP
- a CDS encoding uracil-DNA glycosylase family protein — translated: MAAADLRLEAVKQEARACRLCAGILPREPRPIFRACVSSRLLIVGQAPGLRVHETGIPWNDPSGDRLRAWMDVDRDVFYDESRIAIIPVGLCYPGRNPRGGDLPPRPECAPLWHPRLIEHLPRIQLTLLVGGYAHAYYLGLRRSRSVTETVRAWRNYLPRFFPLPHPSFRNNQWLKANPWFEAETIPSLRQSLHSLLARP
- a CDS encoding FAD-dependent oxidoreductase; its protein translation is MIISRTIHWALASLAFAWASGVWGQHVMETARNIPVAHDVDVVVVGGTSGGVAAAVAAAGDGASVFLVSSRPYLGEDLCATWRLWLEPGEEPADELAQALFAEPPASMPLIGKGLKFTYETSIPSSGVHKDTNPPSRLADGTWRNAVQESVEYAGNVTITADVGSEQSIGRVCVVAFQRPRDFAVESVSVSVSTDKQQWREAATIVNDRSNQGEFVDTAIPLNASISVLARYVRFDVRAHPSAGRVLLGEIAIEPPGAVSTPPDGVRIPPTPMQIKRTLDEALIRAKVPYLHGCYVTDVLRDDDGRLAGIVMANRSGRQAIRAKVIVDATPRATVARLAGCAFEPYPEGPHAFTRMTIGAPPRDGLAARTLPTLLRTTTPAKDQPSEFPAVEYTLAFAMRDGSFASFAEAEQQARDMTWDPAQVGASESLFQIPPDPMHGRKRLDGAWPGVDKADLDAFRPNDTDRLYVLGGCADVSREAAKALLRPLAFLALGSRIGHAAAEEAKVSPVVRHARVPATKGKRSIAGSIQEVLTGIRSFDTGLDTIKCGPRPLPLLGSYDVVVVGGGTGGAPAGIAAARQGAKTLVVEYLHGLGGVGTLGLIGNYYFGYRGGFTNEVDRGVAAMDGLERAITSDWNVEWKMEWYRRELRKAGADIWFGSLCCGVLREGNRVTGVVVATPDGRGVVLAKAVIDATGNADVAAAAGAPCVVINADDIAVQGTGMPPREPGAHYTNTDYTMTDDSDVVDAWRTLVAARRKYKTAFDLAQIIDSRERRRIVGEFTISPLDIWNKRTYPDSIGYSESNFDTHGYTVHPFFALWPPDKERVSAYTPYRSLLPKGLDGILVIGLGISAHRDAMPILRMQPDIQNQGYAAGLAAAMAAKAGTGTRAIDIKALQKLLVEKGNLPASTLTDKDSYPFPHERIAAAVASLRNEYDGVAVVLAFPHEALPLLREAYKSAASDKDKLVYAHVLGMFGDATGAPSLVQAVAAAAWDKGWSFTGMGQFGGSVSRVDSLIIALGRTRKTEGLAPLLEKAVALNANSEFSHFRAIALALETLKDPKAAPVLAELLAKPGMSGFACLDIEAAGETAELANPNLDRDRSLRELILARALYRCGDHDGMGKRILEQYAADLRGHFARHAHAILSE
- a CDS encoding carcinine hydrolase/isopenicillin-N N-acyltransferase family protein, whose translation is MCDTIVIIRDEAVWFAKNSDRDPNEAQCIEWHPRRAHSHGARLVCTWIEIPQVAETHAVAISRPFWMWGAEMGANEHGVVVGNEAVFTRQPYARTGLTGMDLVRLALERSSTAREACDTIVALIEAFGQGGGCGYENRAFTYHNSFMVADPRGAFVLETAGRKWAIEPVEHVRAISNGLTIPGFAEEHTDYLYTRTSRCRTRRARTERLAKACARLTDCFALLRDHGQDHAEPRYSPINGGMAAPCMHAGGILAASQTTSSWVAELRPSGARHWVTGTAAPCTGLFKPLCVGQPLDIGPLPGSSPDDSLWWRHERFHRAVMRDPARYRLMFAPERDAVESAWTATPPDPPFAWAEGDRLLAEWTEAIAEETITDRRPFWVRRYWARRSVF